In a single window of the Methanobacterium alcaliphilum genome:
- the atwA gene encoding methyl coenzyme M reductase system, component A2 produces MVFIEIKHVTKSFNDVTILKDINAKINEGEILGILGRSGSGKSVLINMLRGMNNYQPDAGQIIYHVAICSNCLKVEPPSYFDKSCTCGSKFEAKEIDFWNCDKQIFAAVKRRISIMLQRTFALYEDDTVIDNVMKAIEGHESDEKIYMALELLEKAQMTHRITHIARDLSGGEKQRVVLARQMAKEPMIFLADEPTGTLDPKTAELLHQALLDGVKEKGTTLIITSHWPEVMKQLSDKVIWLENGEVVSAGNPDTVVEKFLKNVSTPKRTSDFEIGGSVITMEKVKKYYYSIERGVVKAVDGIDLNINQAEIYGIVGLSGAGKTTLSRILYGLTEPSSGQVDVKLGDNWIDMTVRGPHGRGRVMPYIGILHQEYSLYPHRNILGNLTEAISLELPAEFAKMKAEYVLKAVGFHENDIETILNKNHNELSGGERHRIALAQVLIKEPNIVILDEPTGTMDPITRIQVSDSIIKARKELNQTFIIISHDMDFVLDVCDKASLMRGGKILKTGLPDEIVADLTVNEKENMFKQ; encoded by the coding sequence ATGGTTTTTATTGAAATAAAACATGTAACTAAATCTTTCAATGATGTAACTATTTTAAAAGATATTAACGCGAAAATAAACGAAGGTGAAATTTTAGGAATACTGGGGCGCAGTGGTTCGGGAAAATCTGTTTTAATAAATATGCTAAGAGGGATGAATAATTATCAACCCGATGCAGGTCAAATCATTTACCATGTTGCCATCTGTTCCAATTGTTTAAAGGTAGAACCCCCATCTTATTTTGATAAATCATGCACTTGTGGAAGTAAATTTGAAGCAAAAGAAATAGACTTCTGGAACTGTGATAAACAAATTTTTGCTGCAGTAAAAAGGCGAATATCAATCATGTTACAGAGAACTTTTGCCCTTTATGAAGATGACACCGTCATTGATAATGTTATGAAGGCTATTGAAGGCCATGAAAGTGATGAAAAGATATACATGGCTCTGGAATTACTTGAAAAAGCTCAAATGACCCATAGAATAACCCACATAGCTCGTGATTTAAGTGGTGGTGAAAAGCAGAGGGTGGTGTTGGCCAGACAAATGGCTAAGGAACCAATGATATTTTTAGCTGATGAACCTACCGGAACTTTAGATCCTAAAACAGCAGAGTTATTACATCAAGCATTATTAGATGGTGTTAAAGAAAAAGGAACTACTTTAATAATTACCTCTCATTGGCCAGAAGTGATGAAACAACTCTCTGATAAAGTCATATGGCTGGAAAATGGAGAAGTAGTCTCTGCAGGAAATCCAGATACAGTTGTAGAAAAGTTTCTTAAGAATGTTTCAACACCTAAACGAACCAGTGACTTTGAAATAGGTGGTTCTGTAATTACTATGGAAAAAGTAAAAAAATATTATTATTCTATTGAAAGAGGGGTCGTTAAAGCCGTTGATGGTATAGATCTCAATATCAACCAGGCCGAGATTTATGGCATTGTGGGATTAAGTGGTGCTGGTAAAACCACACTTTCCCGAATTTTATACGGATTAACTGAACCCAGTAGCGGCCAGGTTGATGTTAAATTAGGTGATAACTGGATTGATATGACTGTCAGGGGCCCTCATGGAAGGGGAAGGGTTATGCCATATATTGGTATTCTCCATCAGGAATACAGTTTGTATCCCCACAGAAATATTCTGGGTAATCTTACCGAAGCCATAAGTTTAGAGTTACCTGCAGAATTCGCCAAAATGAAAGCAGAATATGTTCTTAAGGCAGTTGGTTTTCATGAAAACGATATAGAAACTATTCTTAACAAAAACCATAACGAGTTAAGTGGAGGAGAACGTCACAGAATTGCACTAGCCCAGGTACTTATTAAAGAACCAAATATTGTAATTTTAGATGAACCTACCGGGACTATGGACCCCATTACCCGAATTCAAGTTTCAGATTCTATTATTAAAGCACGTAAGGAACTGAACCAGACTTTCATAATAATATCTCATGATATGGATTTCGTTTTAGATGTTTGTGATAAAGCGTCGCTCATGAGAGGCGGTAAAATTTTAAAAACCGGCCTCCCTGATGAAATCGTGGCAGATTTAACCGTGAATGAAAAAGAGAACATGTTTAAACAATAA
- a CDS encoding DUF134 domain-containing protein: MVRPRRFRRILNEPKISCFKPENDDLETSKPIKISIDEFEAIRLKDYHEINQKRSAELMDISQPTFHRTLKSARKKISRALVEGQPLTITGGDYITDKKRYKCLDCQFEWISPEKEYDKCPDCNSKNINKIDLEEEDVSASPLAQRRSYGGRGIGAGPPRICKCPECGYESSKTRGVPCKNTKCPECETPLCGAD; encoded by the coding sequence ATGGTGAGGCCAAGGCGATTTAGAAGAATATTAAATGAACCAAAAATCAGCTGTTTTAAACCTGAAAACGATGATTTAGAAACTTCAAAACCTATAAAAATTAGTATTGATGAATTCGAAGCTATCCGACTAAAAGATTACCATGAAATTAATCAGAAAAGATCTGCGGAGTTAATGGATATATCTCAACCAACTTTTCATAGAACACTTAAATCAGCTAGAAAAAAAATTTCAAGGGCTTTAGTTGAAGGTCAACCACTTACGATCACAGGAGGGGATTATATAACCGATAAAAAAAGATATAAATGCTTGGATTGTCAATTTGAATGGATAAGTCCAGAAAAGGAATATGATAAATGTCCCGACTGCAATTCTAAAAATATAAACAAGATAGACCTTGAAGAAGAGGATGTTTCTGCATCTCCATTGGCGCAGAGAAGATCTTATGGTGGTAGAGGGATTGGTGCCGGTCCACCAAGAATATGTAAATGTCCAGAATGTGGATATGAATCCTCTAAAACTAGGGGAGTTCCATGTAAAAATACTAAATGTCCAGAATGTGAAACACCCCTGTGTGGAGCAGACTAA
- a CDS encoding DUF308 domain-containing protein — MNKNTAIGLISLILGIFVIGFPMAGVYLTSIIDGLALLIISIWAVIHSLREWEIDKRTGISYIVLGLIGLIIALGIIGNIAAYSILVGFSFYIIGLFLIVIGFLVIYSDKDRSRYLGFLGVLLGIFTIFLGFLSFDPINLAIIIGFWLILFGMTEILVIGRD, encoded by the coding sequence ATGAATAAAAATACCGCAATTGGGTTAATATCATTAATATTAGGAATTTTTGTAATAGGTTTTCCCATGGCCGGAGTTTATTTAACCAGTATCATAGATGGTCTGGCTCTTTTAATTATAAGTATTTGGGCAGTTATCCACAGTTTAAGGGAGTGGGAGATTGACAAAAGAACTGGGATAAGCTACATAGTTTTGGGCCTGATTGGATTAATTATTGCTTTAGGAATCATAGGAAATATTGCTGCTTACAGCATTCTCGTAGGTTTTAGTTTTTATATCATAGGTTTATTCCTGATAGTTATTGGTTTCCTTGTCATTTACTCTGATAAAGATAGGTCACGCTACTTAGGATTTTTAGGAGTGCTTTTAGGAATATTTACCATATTTTTAGGTTTTTTATCATTTGATCCTATAAACCTGGCCATTATCATAGGGTTCTGGTTAATCCTATTTGGAATGACCGAAATTTTAGTAATAGGGAGAGATTAG
- a CDS encoding DUF308 domain-containing protein: MANKQNQLLGILGIILGFFVISFPIISAYTASIFAGFGLLLLGIWLMALSFDSWGYNNIGSLSSLIIGLLSIVIGIGIMGNVEAFDVIVDYSFYLVGIFLIYTGVMELFVYESFHKFVGAIGIITGALYIILAITEFDTTFLIFTLGLWLIFAGALQFFKEKTVINSEDDEEPV, encoded by the coding sequence ATGGCCAATAAACAAAACCAATTATTAGGAATTTTAGGGATTATTTTAGGTTTTTTTGTGATTTCTTTCCCTATAATAAGTGCGTACACAGCAAGCATATTTGCTGGTTTTGGATTGTTATTGTTAGGAATATGGTTAATGGCTTTAAGCTTTGATAGTTGGGGTTATAATAATATAGGGAGTTTATCGTCGTTAATAATAGGTTTACTTTCAATCGTTATAGGTATAGGAATAATGGGAAATGTAGAAGCGTTTGATGTAATAGTTGACTATTCTTTTTATTTAGTAGGCATATTCCTCATATATACTGGAGTTATGGAACTATTTGTATATGAATCATTTCATAAATTTGTGGGAGCCATTGGGATTATCACTGGTGCTTTATACATAATCTTAGCAATAACCGAATTTGATACCACATTTTTAATATTCACTTTAGGTCTCTGGTTAATTTTTGCGGGGGCTTTACAGTTCTTCAAAGAAAAAACTGTTATAAATAGTGAAGATGACGAAGAACCAGTTTGA
- a CDS encoding glutamate synthase-related protein, with the protein MVQILLTDPDSCDGCNDCIEACSKVNGSSAIVLHKMTNGYQAIVCQQCVDPACARGCFKESIYREDGVVKINQDACAGCKLCMLMCPIGSISYTENGMIKCDQQCIVNPGDTPACVSACDSGCLEAVDVDKFATGMRQGFELNGKVSNSSSLSPSSPSSDLAAATQGLCVFCGTCEIVCPTDAIKVVDNHAEIDKTRCIMCGSCLAACPVLIPTGAGSIWDPRTIADIRFTSKAGKYVLRGFGTERKLPSFDDVIILPAQASIAPVDKYRESCNTQVELGTRFAEEPLVLQTPVLIAGMSFGALSKESKLAMAKGTSLVGSCANTGEGGMLPEERELADKLMVQYSSGRFGVSSDYLNIADAIEVKIGQGAKPGMGGHLLAEKVSPEVAEIRGIPLGTDALSPARFLDATKEGDLAKHIELIREVTDWKIPIVVKLGPGRVDEDVKIAAEAGADIISVDGMEGGTGAAPEVVIEHTGVPTLASLVQAVNGLKEIGLKDEVDLIITGGIRSGADVAKAIAMGADAAYIGTGAMIAMGCRACRMCYTGKCPVGVATQDPKLRERMDLELSAMRVANYIKSMTEETKMLAQLAGHNDIRKFSEDDLRVLDINTAAITGLRLIGQ; encoded by the coding sequence ATGGTACAAATATTATTAACAGATCCAGATAGTTGTGATGGTTGCAATGATTGTATTGAAGCATGTTCTAAAGTAAATGGTAGCAGTGCAATAGTTTTACATAAGATGACTAATGGTTATCAAGCCATAGTATGTCAACAATGCGTAGACCCTGCATGTGCTAGAGGATGTTTTAAAGAATCCATATATCGAGAAGACGGTGTTGTCAAAATAAATCAGGACGCATGTGCCGGTTGTAAGTTATGTATGTTAATGTGTCCTATTGGAAGTATAAGTTATACTGAAAATGGAATGATTAAATGCGATCAACAATGCATAGTTAATCCCGGTGATACTCCAGCATGTGTTTCTGCATGTGATAGTGGCTGCTTAGAAGCAGTTGATGTTGACAAATTTGCCACAGGAATGCGGCAAGGCTTTGAATTAAATGGAAAAGTGTCTAATAGCAGTTCATTAAGCCCATCATCACCTTCTTCTGATTTGGCTGCAGCTACTCAGGGATTGTGTGTATTTTGTGGTACTTGTGAAATCGTTTGCCCTACTGATGCCATAAAAGTAGTAGATAATCATGCAGAAATTGATAAAACTCGTTGTATTATGTGCGGATCCTGTTTAGCCGCATGTCCTGTCTTAATTCCAACTGGAGCCGGCAGTATTTGGGATCCTAGAACTATAGCTGATATCCGTTTTACTTCTAAAGCAGGTAAGTACGTTCTTCGTGGTTTTGGTACTGAAAGAAAGCTTCCAAGCTTTGATGATGTAATTATTTTACCTGCACAAGCATCAATAGCACCAGTTGACAAGTATCGGGAATCATGCAACACCCAGGTGGAATTGGGAACAAGATTTGCTGAAGAACCACTGGTGCTGCAAACCCCAGTTCTTATTGCAGGAATGTCATTTGGTGCTCTGAGTAAAGAAAGTAAATTAGCTATGGCCAAGGGTACTTCTTTAGTTGGATCATGTGCCAACACCGGTGAAGGAGGAATGCTTCCTGAAGAAAGAGAACTGGCCGATAAATTAATGGTCCAGTATTCTTCTGGAAGATTTGGTGTTTCCTCAGACTATTTGAATATTGCTGATGCCATCGAAGTTAAAATTGGTCAGGGTGCAAAACCAGGAATGGGTGGGCATCTTTTAGCAGAAAAAGTAAGCCCAGAAGTTGCTGAAATAAGAGGAATTCCACTTGGTACTGATGCATTAAGTCCTGCTCGTTTCCTTGATGCTACTAAAGAGGGAGATCTAGCCAAACATATTGAACTTATAAGAGAAGTAACTGATTGGAAAATACCCATAGTTGTTAAACTAGGTCCGGGTCGTGTGGACGAAGATGTTAAAATAGCTGCAGAAGCGGGCGCAGACATTATATCCGTAGATGGGATGGAAGGAGGAACTGGTGCTGCACCAGAAGTTGTTATTGAACACACTGGTGTTCCCACACTGGCTTCTCTGGTTCAGGCAGTTAATGGTCTAAAAGAAATTGGACTAAAAGATGAAGTTGACCTAATAATAACGGGAGGTATACGCAGCGGTGCAGATGTTGCAAAAGCCATAGCCATGGGAGCAGATGCAGCATATATTGGGACCGGAGCCATGATTGCCATGGGATGTCGGGCTTGTAGAATGTGTTACACCGGAAAATGTCCTGTAGGAGTTGCTACACAAGATCCAAAACTTAGAGAGCGTATGGATCTAGAATTATCTGCCATGAGAGTTGCTAACTATATTAAATCAATGACTGAAGAAACTAAAATGTTAGCTCAACTTGCAGGCCATAATGACATACGTAAATTTTCAGAAGATGACTTAAGGGTGTTGGATATTAATACTGCAGCCATTACTGGCTTAAGATTAATAGGCCAATAA
- a CDS encoding tributyrin esterase: MSVESTVISGEDLSTRNINKTIKNGLNENQKKFLVENSQELDSIVVGLRENAEITLKGDFGDFIGALNHGANINIQGNCGRYVGNNMTSGEIIVQGNTDDGVGFGTYNGNIVIKGNAGNSVGQLNKGGIILIDGNIGDLAGLYMLSGDIIVTGNAGKDTGDWMIGGTIYVGGDFQTGTNAEIHPLEVDDKKKLENVFQKYGIETDISAFKKIQRKDIRPFYG, encoded by the coding sequence ATGTCAGTAGAATCAACAGTGATTTCGGGTGAAGACCTTTCTACTCGAAACATTAATAAAACCATTAAAAACGGATTAAATGAAAATCAAAAGAAATTCCTTGTGGAAAATTCTCAAGAATTAGATTCAATTGTTGTCGGTCTGCGTGAGAATGCAGAGATTACATTAAAAGGAGATTTTGGAGATTTCATTGGAGCACTTAATCACGGCGCCAATATTAATATCCAGGGCAATTGTGGCCGATATGTCGGTAATAATATGACTTCTGGAGAAATAATTGTTCAAGGCAACACAGACGATGGTGTTGGTTTTGGAACATATAATGGGAACATTGTAATTAAAGGCAATGCAGGTAATTCTGTGGGGCAGCTAAACAAAGGAGGAATAATTTTAATTGACGGAAATATCGGAGATTTAGCGGGACTTTACATGTTAAGTGGAGATATTATTGTAACTGGTAATGCTGGAAAAGATACAGGAGATTGGATGATAGGTGGCACTATATATGTGGGGGGCGACTTCCAAACTGGGACAAACGCTGAAATTCATCCACTAGAAGTAGATGATAAGAAAAAACTGGAAAATGTATTCCAAAAATATGGAATTGAAACAGATATCAGTGCCTTTAAAAAAATTCAGCGAAAAGACATAAGACCATTTTATGGTTAA
- a CDS encoding ArsR family transcriptional regulator translates to MKTLVTNLKGRCLFDVSMKTQIDGLICIQTDDSKDACLDKFIKGGAVKIDTQDYIEAVKTITGVIRGAKKHGEVFVAYNGGEIGALLGFIANKEEVDGVFTCFKDHALRMPLLKLDLSDTRLRILEALEKENLTAISIGKKVGISRAMVYKHLSGLLELGLVKQSQMFEKYSITQSGKLILI, encoded by the coding sequence ATGAAAACACTGGTTACTAATTTGAAAGGACGCTGTCTATTCGACGTTTCAATGAAGACACAAATTGATGGTTTAATTTGCATTCAAACTGATGATTCTAAAGATGCCTGTCTTGATAAGTTTATTAAGGGAGGTGCTGTTAAAATTGATACTCAAGATTATATTGAAGCTGTAAAAACAATAACTGGGGTGATAAGGGGTGCAAAAAAACATGGTGAAGTATTTGTTGCATATAATGGTGGTGAAATTGGCGCATTATTAGGTTTCATTGCTAATAAGGAAGAAGTTGATGGCGTATTCACCTGCTTTAAGGATCATGCACTTAGAATGCCTTTATTAAAATTGGATCTATCTGATACTCGGCTACGAATACTGGAAGCTTTAGAAAAAGAAAATTTAACTGCAATATCCATTGGTAAAAAAGTTGGAATATCTAGGGCTATGGTTTACAAACATTTAAGCGGACTATTGGAATTAGGACTGGTAAAACAGTCTCAAATGTTTGAAAAATATTCTATTACTCAGTCTGGAAAACTGATTTTAATTTGA
- a CDS encoding zinc dependent phospholipase C family protein, translated as MKVYIILILMAIAMMIQVAPVSAWSVTNHYQIAEATYNGLPLDIQSKLSLSEMKNGSDDPDTKFFDFSHHTYPNTKNKAEYWLNKGKHNYDNGNYKYASYCYGVATHYIADGFCGPHTKAKSSRYYHTIYEIRAMFLSPQTTYYSGDFDLIMNNNHLKSEKSWKHWLKEGDDYNIQKDLNRASSASYSLVKNSILS; from the coding sequence ATGAAAGTCTATATAATTCTAATTTTAATGGCCATAGCTATGATGATTCAAGTAGCTCCTGTTTCGGCTTGGTCTGTGACCAATCATTATCAGATTGCAGAAGCAACATACAATGGATTACCTTTAGATATTCAAAGCAAGCTCAGTTTAAGTGAAATGAAAAACGGATCAGATGATCCAGATACAAAATTCTTTGATTTTTCACATCACACTTATCCTAATACTAAAAATAAGGCCGAATATTGGTTGAATAAAGGTAAACACAATTATGATAATGGTAATTATAAGTATGCCAGTTATTGTTATGGGGTTGCAACTCATTATATCGCAGATGGATTTTGTGGACCTCACACTAAGGCTAAATCATCCAGATATTACCACACTATTTATGAAATAAGAGCTATGTTTTTATCTCCACAGACAACCTATTACTCTGGAGATTTTGATTTAATAATGAATAATAATCATTTAAAGAGTGAAAAAAGTTGGAAGCATTGGTTAAAAGAAGGAGATGATTATAATATTCAAAAAGACTTGAACAGAGCATCTAGTGCATCGTATAGTCTTGTTAAGAATTCTATACTCAGTTAA